The genome window GATCGTCGGGACCAGCGGTGCGCCCGCCTCCTCGGTGAGGGGGGTACGGCCGGGGATCGGCCGCGGAGAAGTAGTCGTCGAGCTCGAACCGGTCGGTCGGTCGGAGCGGGTCGTCGAGTCCGTGTCGGTCGTGCTGTCGGTGCGTCGGGTCGTGTCGTCGGGCGTGTCGTTAGGTGTCGTCATCGGGTCGTGTGGGCGGTTGCGGCGGTCGTCTGGTGATCGAGTCCGTGCGTCGGGTCGCTGCGTGTCCGTGTACGGGTACTGCCATTGCGAACGGAGAAAATCGGAGGAGGATAATAAATATAATGATTGATAATGATAATATTCGTTAATGTATTTTACCCGTTTAAATGTTCCATGCCAACACGGGACATGACACGGTCGAGCGCGGTGAAGACGAGATCGTCGACGGCGCCCGCTACCCGGACCGATCGCTTATTGGCCTCGCCGCGCGGAGCGTGAGGTAGTGAACGAGCGCGACGCCCTCCGGGCCCTCGCGGCCGACCTCCCGCACGCGGGCGACGACGCCGCCGTCGTCGACGGGACGGTCATCACGACGGACATGCTCCATGAACGGACCGACTTCCCGACCGGGACGACGCGGTACACCGCCGGCTGGCGCGCGGTGGGCGCGTCGCTCTCGGACGTGGCCGCGATGGGTGCCGCGGCGAGCGCCGCGGTCGCCGTCTACGCCGACGAGGCGTTCGACCGCGAGGCGCTGAATCGGTTCGTCGCGGGCGCGGTCGACGTCTCCGAGGCGGTCGACGCGGAGTACGTCGGCGGCGACCTCGACGAGCACGTCGAGTTCACGACGGCGACCACCGCGATCGGAGACGTGACCGAGTCCGGCCCCGTCACCCGCGACGGGGCGCGCCCCGGCGACGCGCTCTGCGTCACCGGCGAGTGGGGGCGGTCCGCTGCGGCGCTGCGGCTATTTAAAAGGGAGACAGGCGAGGCGGTCGAGCGCGCCAACGAGCTGTTCCGGTTCACGCCGCGGGTGGCGGAGGGGCTGGCGCTGGCCCCCAGCGCGACCGCGATGATGGACTCCTCGGACGGGCTGGCGCGGTCGTGCCACCAGCTCGCGGAGGCGAGCGAGGTCGGGATCGAGGTGGAGCGCGACGCGGTCCCGGTTCACCCCGCGGTCGAGGAGGTCGCGGAGGGGTCGGCGGAGCGGTTCGAGCTCGCGGCGCACTTCGGGGAGGACTTCGAGTTGGTCTGTGCGGTGCCGGAAGACGAGGTTGATGAGGTCGAAGAGGCGTGTCCGGCCGGGCTCACGCGGATCGGGCGGGTGGTCGAGGAGTCGGATGTGGGGGGCCCGCG of Halorubrum trapanicum contains these proteins:
- the thiL gene encoding thiamine-phosphate kinase — encoded protein: MNERDALRALAADLPHAGDDAAVVDGTVITTDMLHERTDFPTGTTRYTAGWRAVGASLSDVAAMGAAASAAVAVYADEAFDREALNRFVAGAVDVSEAVDAEYVGGDLDEHVEFTTATTAIGDVTESGPVTRDGARPGDALCVTGEWGRSAAALRLFKRETGEAVERANELFRFTPRVAEGLALAPSATAMMDSSDGLARSCHQLAEASEVGIEVERDAVPVHPAVEEVAEGSAERFELAAHFGEDFELVCAVPEDEVDEVEEACPAGLTRIGRVVEESDVGGPRVLADGDPLPDRGFTHGDG